The following proteins are co-located in the Palaemon carinicauda isolate YSFRI2023 chromosome 3, ASM3689809v2, whole genome shotgun sequence genome:
- the LOC137638111 gene encoding U-scoloptoxin(19)-Tl1a-like, with protein MLVKFSLLVITLILSECRAENGQTIPSDESASETFRQEDPCSRQGGICGLEAYCPPEDRYPDKGLCPTQQDQGVECCGSVPLNVRSCRRRGGECLASEACGRAPRESFGVCPEGQVCCVLLF; from the exons ATGTTAGTCAAATTCAGCCTTCTGGTCATCACGCTCATTCTCTCGG AATGCAGAGCTGAAAACGGGCAAACTATTCCATCAGATGAAAGTGCCTCAGAAACA TTTCGCCAGGAAGATCCCTGCTCCCGCCAAGGAGGAATTTGTGGTTTGGAGGCCTACTGTCCCCCTGAGGATAGGTACCCTGATAAGGGACTCTGTCCTACACAGCAAGACCAAGGCGTTGAATGTTGCGGAAGTG TTCCCCTCAATGTTCGTAGCTGCAGGCGGAGAGGAGGCGAATGTCTAGCATCCGAAGCCTGTGGGAGAGCCCCGAGAGAATCCTTTGGTGTATGCCCTGAGGGACAAGTTTGCTGTGTTCTTCTGTTCTGA